A genomic segment from Phragmites australis chromosome 6, lpPhrAust1.1, whole genome shotgun sequence encodes:
- the LOC133921683 gene encoding vacuolar-sorting protein BRO1-like, with protein MSKPRPLSPMLSVPEKKAVTAEVFRDRHFFGSAFFSDIRDARAALSAPPQNNHTQQPSFRRNLHLRYHRLLSSAREDPCAFDETLAFTWHDAFRPHLRHAAASLRFEKAALVFNVGAASSRIGAAVGRATEAGVKAACAEFQRAAGAFRAVGEMMEGEEGATVDMSLQAAAMLERLMLAQGQECCFERALAAGTSPAACSKVARQAALYYEEAYAAVIAPPLQNHFGRSWVSEIQLKAAQFNAEACYRYAIELHEKTENGEEIARLQVGVNAIVNAKKTARGAPGPLYDSASRLEQDMNLNLEKAKDENTRIYLIRIPAVNSLAPLPSASLVRAASLSEIFDAKTESGDAKTENGPQPS; from the exons ATGTCGAAGCCGCGGCCTCTCTCCCCGATGCTCTCCGTCCCGGAGAAGAAGGCCGTCACCGCCGAGGTCTTCCGCGACCGCCACTTCTTCGGCTCCGCCTTCTTCTCCGACATCCGCGACGCCCGCGCTGCGCTCTCAGCCCCGCCCCAAAACAATCACACCCAACAACCCTCCTTCCGCCGCAACCTCCACCTCCGCtaccaccgcctcctctcctccgcgCGCGAGGACCCCTGCGCCTTCGACGAGACGCTCGCCTTCACCTGGCACGATGCCTTCCGTCCCCACCTCAGGCACGCCGCCGCGTCCCTGCGCTTCGAGAAGGCCGCCCTCGTGTTCAACGTCGGCGCCGCCTCCTCGAGGATCGGGGCGGCCGTTGGCCGCGCGACGGAGGCCGGGGTCAAGGCGGCGTGCGCGGAGTTCCAGCGGGCGGCGGGGGCGTTCCGGGCGGTGGGGGAGAtgatggagggggaggagggggcgACGGTGGATATGAGCCTGCAGGCCGCGGCGATGCTGGAGCGGCTCATGCTCGCGCAGGGGCAGGAGTGCTGCTTCGAGCGCGCTCTCGCCGCGGggacgtcgccggcggcgtgctCCAAGGTGGCCAGGCAG GCTGCCCTGTACTACGAAGAAGCGTATGCTGCAGTTATCGCCCCTCCACTACAGAACCACTTTGGAAGATCATGGGTATCCGAAATCCAATTGAAAGCTGCTCAGTTCAATGCAGAAGCTTGCTATAGGTACGCTATTGAGCTCCATGAGAAGACAGAAAACGGTGAGGAGATAGCTCGACTGCAGGTTGGAGTTAATGCAATTGTGAATGCTAAGAAAACCGCCAGGGGAGCCCCTGGACCCCTTTATGATTCTGCTTCCAGATTAGAACAAGATATGAACCTGAACTTGGAGAAGGCAAAAGATGAGAATACCCGCATCTATCTTATCCGAATTCCGGCTGTCAATTCGCTGGCTCCTCTACCATCAGCTTCGCTTGTCCGTGCTGCATCCCTTAGTGAGATCTTTGATGCAAAGACAGAAAGTGGCGATGCAAAGACAGAAAATGGCCCTCAACCTTCGTAA
- the LOC133921689 gene encoding ferredoxin-thioredoxin reductase, variable chain-like, with protein sequence MAAATASVASTSTSSVLLIRRLPSPAPASTFARRLGPPPPRRARRLLQVALTSEVSSDDVAAEEAAAAPKIGRRVRVTAPLRVYHVVKAPDLDIQGMEGVVKQYVGVWKGKRITANLPFKVEFHLSVEGQTKPVRFFVHLREDEFEFVGEE encoded by the coding sequence ATGGCGGCGGCCACTGCGTCCGTGGCGTCCACGTCCACATCCTCGGTCCTTCTCATCCGCCGCCTCCCCTCTCCGGCGCCCGCGTCCACCTTCgcccgccgcctcggcccgccgccgccccgccgcgcgcgccgcctcctccagGTCGCCCTCACCAGCGAGGTGTCCTCGGACGACGTGGCCGCCGAGGAGGCCGCGGCCGCGCCCAAGATCGGCAGGCGGGTGCGCGTCACGGCGCCGCTCCGCGTCTACCACGTCGTCAAGGCGCCCGACCTGGACATCCAGGGCATGGAGGGTGTCGTCAAGCAGTACGTGGGCGTCTGGAAGGGCAAGCGCATCACGGCCAACCTCCCCTTCAAGGTCGAGTTCCACCTCTCCGTCGAGGGCCAGACGAAGCCCGTCCGGTTCTTCGTCCACCTCCGCGAGGACGAGTTTGAGTTCGTCGGCGAGGAATGA
- the LOC133921687 gene encoding uncharacterized protein LOC133921687: MQASLRLSSHAATKRVVAGVSSKITRSCYRTSRGKAHAAPLSAQEPPPKGQKRVTKQERRIRIEEFVEKYKASNEGKFPTITNVRQHVGGSHYTVREIVQELEYNNAKSPLVNIKAAQVQGSAEFAEHARPKDDNGKNPSNCEAFKSTVDGELISQEDATTSTEIIEKAETWRSVGSSHSNAETEPAKQDLNTSETIKNANGPTLFNQTESDSMQVLTNEPSLSLGVEAKSDSGNQQGETDANKLDLDDTENFMNARESTVSDQSGSDNVIKSNMRDREHGPKHELEESTNTGLLGSLKSFAYGIRNFWKKL; encoded by the exons ATGCAGGCGTCCTTGCGCCTCTCCTCCCACGCCGCCACCAAGAGGG TGGTCGCGGGCGTCTCTAGCAAGATCACGCGTTCGTGCTACCGGACCTCCCGGGGAAAGGCACATGCGGCGCCGCTGTCTGCTCAGGAGCCGCCACCGAAGGGGCAGAAGAGAGTTACAAAACAGGAGAGGAGGATTAGGATAGAGGAATTTGTTGAGAA GTATAAGGCATCAAATGAAGGTAAGTTCCCCACCATAACAAATGTTCGCCAGCACGTTGGAGGTAGCCACTACACGGTGCGAGAGATAGTTCAGGAATTGGAGTATAATAATGCAAAATCGCCACTGGTTAATATTAAGGCAGCTCAAGTTCAAGGCTCAGCTGAATTTGCTGAGCATGCAAGGCCTAAGGATGACAATGGAAAGAATCCATCCAACTGTGAAGCCTTCAAAAGCACTGTAGATGGTGAACTAATCTCACAGGAAGATGCTACTACCAGCACTGAAATCATTGAAAAG GCTGAAACTTGGAGATCTGTGGGCTCTTCTCATTCCAATGCTGAAACAGAACCTGCCAAGCAAGATTTGAACACTTCAGAAACCATTAAGAATGCAAATGGCCCAACTTTATTCAATCAAACAGAAAGTGACAGCATGCAGGTCCTAACG AACGAACCTTCCTTATCTTTGGGAGTGGAGGCTAAATCAGACTCTGGGAACCAGCAAGGGGAAACAGATGCTAACAAATTAGATTTGGACGATACAGAAAATTTCATGAATGCACGGGAATCAACTGTATCAGATCAAAGTGGAAGTGACAATGTGATCAAGTCAAACATGCGTGACCG AGAACACGGCCCTAAGcatgagcttgaagaatcaacgaacaCAGGTCTTTTAGGGAGTTTGAAATCTTTTGCTTATGGGATCAGGAACTTCTGGAAAAAACTGTAA
- the LOC133921688 gene encoding uncharacterized protein LOC133921688 isoform X1 — protein sequence MSGREVREYTNLSDPKDRKLGKGKDKIDDEDITFQRMVAKMQEVAGERGGYLHGRGALDSDDLLYLKEQMEAEEDAERLLRRTEKRAFAAFKKAAILADSTPAVPVALRVEPKPKSNIRQQDLLKNIVGIKPKRPKVSSPSQPAESDMPKHDQEDSVSKRSSSQNQSVPLVGEKESSHGKVSAEQTTSKPAEPTQAKQQNTTGSLLGLTYESSDEE from the exons ATGTCCGGGCGCGAGGTCCGCGAGTACACCAATCTCAGCGACCCCAAAG ATAGGAAGTTGGGGAAGGGGAAGGACAAGATTGATGACGAGGACATCACCTTCCAGCGCATGGTTGCAAAG ATGCAAGAGGTTGCTGGTGAGAGGGGAGGCTACCTTCATGGGCGAGGAG CATTGGACAGTGATGATTTGCTTTACCTGAAAGAGCAAATGGAAGCTGAGGAAGATGCAGAGCGTCTTCTTCGTCGTACGGAGAAGCGGGCATTTGCTGCTTTTAAGA AAGCAGCGATTTTAGCGGATTCTACACCCGCTGTCCCTGTGGCTCTTCGTGTTGAACCTAAACCTAAAAGCAATATAAG GCAGCAGGATCTCTTGAAGAATATTGTTGGGATCAAACCAAAGCGGCCAAAAGTTAGCAGCCCTTCACAGCCAGCAGAGAGCGATATGCCCAAGCATGACCAAGAAGATTCTGTTAGCAAGAGGTCTTCATCGCAGAATCAATCGGTACCACTTGTGGGTGAGAAGGAATCGTCTCATGGGAAGGTCAGTGCTGAGCAAACAACGTCAAAGCCAGCTGAACCAACACAGGCTAAGCAACAGAATACAACTGGAAGCTTGCTTGGTTTAACTTACGAGAGTTCTGATGAAGAATAA
- the LOC133921688 gene encoding uncharacterized protein LOC133921688 isoform X2 → MQEVAGERGGYLHGRGALDSDDLLYLKEQMEAEEDAERLLRRTEKRAFAAFKKAAILADSTPAVPVALRVEPKPKSNIRQQDLLKNIVGIKPKRPKVSSPSQPAESDMPKHDQEDSVSKRSSSQNQSVPLVGEKESSHGKVSAEQTTSKPAEPTQAKQQNTTGSLLGLTYESSDEE, encoded by the exons ATGCAAGAGGTTGCTGGTGAGAGGGGAGGCTACCTTCATGGGCGAGGAG CATTGGACAGTGATGATTTGCTTTACCTGAAAGAGCAAATGGAAGCTGAGGAAGATGCAGAGCGTCTTCTTCGTCGTACGGAGAAGCGGGCATTTGCTGCTTTTAAGA AAGCAGCGATTTTAGCGGATTCTACACCCGCTGTCCCTGTGGCTCTTCGTGTTGAACCTAAACCTAAAAGCAATATAAG GCAGCAGGATCTCTTGAAGAATATTGTTGGGATCAAACCAAAGCGGCCAAAAGTTAGCAGCCCTTCACAGCCAGCAGAGAGCGATATGCCCAAGCATGACCAAGAAGATTCTGTTAGCAAGAGGTCTTCATCGCAGAATCAATCGGTACCACTTGTGGGTGAGAAGGAATCGTCTCATGGGAAGGTCAGTGCTGAGCAAACAACGTCAAAGCCAGCTGAACCAACACAGGCTAAGCAACAGAATACAACTGGAAGCTTGCTTGGTTTAACTTACGAGAGTTCTGATGAAGAATAA
- the LOC133921685 gene encoding mitochondrial intermembrane space import and assembly protein 40 homolog translates to MDRDERRAARGDGPSVAAAGPIPSAAPPSSSGIEALAAEAMAFDGNRSEESIDVKVQKALECPCLDDLKKSPCGSQFIYAFSCYLKSTKEEKGSDCVNPFIALQNCIKENKEAFIKEILEEEENDEEAEKSNIKVLPPAWSREPKSKR, encoded by the exons ATGGACCGAGACGAGCGCCGCGCTGCCCGTGGAGACGGGCCATCGGTAGCGGCAGCCGGGCCGATCCCTTCCGCTGCCccgccgtcctcctccggcaTTGAGGCTTTGGCCGCAG AAGCTATGGCTTTTGATGGAAATAGGAGTGAGGAG TCAATTGATGTCAAGGTGCAGAAAGCTCTGGAGTGTCCATGTTTAGATGATCTGAAAAAAAGCCCTTGTGGGAGCCaatttatttatgcattttcCTGCTATCTCAAGAGCaccaaagaagagaag GGATCAGACTGTGTCAACCCCTTCATTGCCTTGCAGAACTGcatcaaagaaaacaaagaggCATTCATCAAAGAGATtctggaagaagaagaaaacgaCGAGGAAGCAGAGAAGTCTAACATCAAAGTTTTGCCTCCAGCATGGTCCAGAGAACCTAAATCAAAGAGATGA